In Chelonia mydas isolate rCheMyd1 chromosome 20, rCheMyd1.pri.v2, whole genome shotgun sequence, a single genomic region encodes these proteins:
- the PRR13 gene encoding proline-rich protein 13, whose product MWNPNAGQPGAYPGAAFPPNPMYPPGSNPAYPPAGNPAFPPGTAPPGSYPIPPAGVPGQPAYPPGHPIQPPFPSQQPGYPLGPYPPPAPGMPGGMGINPLMPGTVAIGTQVLDKKAAKKMRKKMKKAHKVHKPHKVHKHGKHSSSSSSSSSSSD is encoded by the exons ATGTGGAATCCCAACGCAG GACAGCCTGGTGCCTACCCCGGAGCGGCCTTCCCTCCCAACCCCATGTACCCACCTGGTTCCAATCCTGCCTACCCTCCTGCTGGGAACCCTGCCTTCCCCCcgggcacagcgccccctggctcCTATCCCATCCCTCCAGCAGGGGTTCCAGGGCAGCCTGCATACCCCCCCggccaccccattcaaccccctttccccagccagcagcctggctaCCCTCTGGGTCCCTATCCACCACCTGCTCCTGGCATGCCCGGGGGGATGGGTATTAACCCCCTGATGCCTGGGACTGTCGCCATCGGGACCCAAGTGCTGGACAAGAAGGCGGCGAAGAAGATGAGGAAGAAGATGAAGAAGGCTCACAAGGTGCACAAGCCACACAAGGTGCACAAGCATGGAAAG CATTcctcgtcgtcctcctcctcctccagcagcagcgacTGA